The following are from one region of the Nostoc cf. commune SO-36 genome:
- a CDS encoding response regulator yields the protein MKELKRILLIEDSANDAELILAALSENHLANEVVVVRDGEEALDYLYRRGLFRLRMEGYPVVVLLDLKLPKVDGLEVLAQLKSDPIMRVIPVVVLTSSREEPDLVRCYELGVNAYVVKPVDYHDFVDSIKGVGLFWAVINQPPVGALPPVPHPQKERT from the coding sequence ATGAAAGAACTCAAGCGAATTCTGCTAATTGAAGACAGTGCCAATGATGCAGAGTTAATATTAGCTGCTTTGTCGGAAAACCATCTCGCTAACGAAGTGGTGGTAGTGCGTGATGGAGAAGAAGCACTAGATTATCTCTATCGCCGGGGATTGTTTCGGTTGCGAATGGAAGGGTATCCTGTTGTCGTGTTGCTCGATTTGAAACTGCCGAAAGTCGATGGGCTAGAAGTCCTGGCACAACTCAAATCAGACCCAATAATGCGAGTGATTCCAGTTGTGGTACTGACTTCTTCCCGTGAGGAACCGGATTTAGTTCGCTGCTACGAGTTAGGGGTCAATGCTTATGTTGTCAAGCCAGTGGATTACCATGATTTTGTCGATTCCATTAAAGGTGTTGGCCTGTTTTGGGCGGTGATTAATCAGCCTCCCGTGGGTGCCCTACCTCCAGTGCCTCATCCTCAAAAGGAGCGTACCTGA
- a CDS encoding AAA family ATPase: MPFNPELCRNESEVESKLIVQYLLPQLGYTPDTWHQEVAVGSIRLDFLAFAAQVIPFVLNANSPLSVVMEAKHPKQNLNNHVPRLRHYLTSLNVRYGLLTNGKEIRIYQKLQYDIQLVFQCPGKEVETKLDEIKDLIGRESLKEGQLVNKPEVQATENNLNFETKRQHSMKTIAIYHNKGGVGKTTIAVNLAAALRKKGKRVLLIDIDSQANTTFATGLIKFQFEEDDNLRERNVYHLLESGDFNFIAELVRTSDYFNNPEIDVIPSHITLIESQDKLTKILASRSRLVTKLKKVEDSYEVVIIDTPPSRDLYAEVALIATDYLIIPSDLKPFANQGLPTVKNFVNQINESREIMGKSPISIMGVLASKISTNAKFLQYNFPKQREVISERYQLPLMESVIYDRTALSECMNQTILVGDLEYPDPKSIIKFAEIKTSAQISAEEFNVLADEVIQKMGVD, from the coding sequence TTGCCTTTTAATCCTGAGCTGTGCCGTAACGAAAGCGAAGTTGAAAGCAAACTCATAGTGCAATATTTGCTACCACAACTAGGTTATACTCCTGACACCTGGCATCAAGAGGTTGCCGTTGGTAGCATCCGTTTAGATTTCTTAGCATTTGCTGCACAAGTGATTCCCTTTGTCTTAAATGCCAACTCACCACTGAGTGTCGTCATGGAGGCAAAGCATCCCAAACAAAACTTAAATAATCATGTCCCGCGACTCAGGCATTATTTAACCAGCTTGAATGTCAGGTATGGATTGTTGACTAATGGCAAAGAGATTAGAATTTATCAAAAATTGCAATACGATATTCAATTAGTATTTCAGTGTCCTGGCAAGGAAGTTGAGACTAAGTTAGATGAAATTAAAGATTTAATTGGTAGAGAAAGTTTGAAAGAAGGACAGTTAGTAAATAAACCAGAAGTTCAAGCAACTGAAAATAATTTAAATTTTGAAACAAAGAGGCAACATTCAATGAAAACGATTGCAATCTACCATAATAAAGGCGGCGTTGGCAAGACTACTATTGCAGTCAACCTTGCAGCAGCATTACGTAAAAAAGGTAAAAGAGTACTTTTGATTGATATAGATTCTCAGGCGAATACTACTTTTGCTACAGGATTAATCAAATTTCAATTTGAAGAAGATGATAATTTAAGAGAGCGAAACGTATACCATTTATTAGAATCAGGAGATTTTAATTTTATTGCAGAATTAGTGCGTACATCTGATTATTTCAATAATCCAGAAATTGATGTTATTCCTTCACATATCACGTTGATTGAATCTCAAGATAAACTAACTAAAATATTAGCTAGTAGGAGTAGGCTAGTAACAAAATTAAAAAAGGTAGAAGACAGCTATGAGGTTGTAATCATTGATACTCCACCATCTAGAGATTTGTATGCTGAAGTTGCACTGATTGCTACTGATTACCTGATAATTCCATCGGATTTGAAACCATTTGCTAACCAAGGTTTACCAACAGTCAAAAATTTTGTTAATCAAATTAATGAATCTAGGGAAATTATGGGTAAATCGCCCATTAGTATAATGGGTGTTCTTGCTTCTAAAATTTCAACAAATGCGAAGTTTTTACAATACAATTTCCCTAAACAGAGAGAAGTAATTTCAGAGCGCTATCAATTGCCACTTATGGAATCTGTAATTTATGACAGAACAGCATTATCAGAATGCATGAATCAGACTATCCTAGTTGGAGATTTAGAATATCCTGACCCTAAATCTATTATTAAATTTGCCGAAATAAAAACTTCTGCTCAAATTTCTGCTGAAGAATTTAATGTATTAGCAGATGAAGTTATCCAAAAAATGGGGGTTGATTAA
- a CDS encoding glycosyltransferase family 2 protein, whose product MAKITVCIPTFNRVHLLPYAIDSVLNQSEQDFELIVCDDGSSDRTPELMSQYTDHRIKYIRHPQNIGKSNNMRSGFDAASGEYFIKFDDDDRLTPDFLASTAAILTQDSSIDFVGTDHWIIDINNVRDEAKTQENSHRWGRNNLPAGVVNNLLEVVFIRQSFQVGATLFRHKILQELEYMQPNLQNCEDNDLFVRLALAGKKGYYLPELLMEYRYHAEQQGINRAIPYLFDKIRYLENYKFESEQIEAIRKNRLTETQLLLGLRLIEKGETQKGRELVLAGQSFSTPKAWTGLGLSLLPVGLRGKAFNALRQVRG is encoded by the coding sequence ATGGCTAAAATTACCGTTTGCATTCCTACTTTTAATCGTGTTCATCTTCTCCCTTATGCCATTGACAGTGTACTAAACCAATCTGAGCAAGACTTTGAGTTAATTGTTTGTGATGACGGTTCTAGCGATCGCACACCTGAGTTAATGTCACAGTATACAGACCACCGAATTAAATATATCCGTCATCCGCAAAATATTGGTAAAAGTAATAATATGCGCTCTGGCTTTGATGCTGCCAGTGGTGAATATTTTATTAAATTTGATGACGATGATCGACTAACACCCGATTTTCTCGCAAGTACCGCAGCTATTCTTACTCAAGACTCTAGTATTGATTTTGTTGGTACAGACCATTGGATAATTGATATCAACAATGTCCGGGATGAGGCAAAAACTCAAGAAAATTCTCATCGCTGGGGTAGGAATAATTTACCCGCAGGTGTTGTAAATAATTTGTTGGAAGTCGTATTTATTCGGCAAAGCTTTCAAGTTGGAGCGACATTATTTCGGCATAAAATTTTGCAAGAATTAGAATATATGCAGCCAAATCTGCAAAATTGTGAGGATAATGATTTATTTGTGCGTCTGGCTTTGGCTGGAAAAAAGGGCTATTACTTACCAGAATTATTGATGGAATATCGCTACCATGCAGAGCAACAAGGTATAAATCGAGCGATTCCTTATTTATTTGATAAAATCCGGTATTTAGAAAATTATAAGTTTGAGTCTGAACAAATAGAGGCAATTAGGAAAAATCGTTTAACTGAAACGCAATTATTATTAGGTTTGCGTCTAATTGAAAAGGGTGAAACGCAAAAGGGCAGAGAACTAGTTTTAGCAGGACAGTCTTTTTCAACTCCTAAAGCTTGGACTGGTTTAGGGTTATCGCTGTTACCAGTAGGGTTACGAGGTAAGGCGTTTAATGCACTGCGACAGGTGCGGGGTTAG
- a CDS encoding NAD-dependent epimerase/dehydratase family protein, producing MAKIIVTGAAGFIGSHLVETLLQQGEEVIGIDEFNDYYDPMLKLKNVAHLHQSPGFTLIEGDMQFLDWQQLLKDVDVVYHQAAQAGVRASWGKAFRGYTERNINATQVLLEAAKDAKDLKRLVFASSSSVYGDAETLPTHEGISPQPVSPYGITKLAAEFLCELYHKNFGVPCVALRYFTVYGPKQRPDMAFNKFFKSILQDEAIPIYGDGQQTREFTFVSDIVAANLAAASAPQAVGEIFNIGGGSRVVLAEVLDTIEEIVGKKIKKNHIEKAMGDARHTAADVSKAQKILGYQPQVSLRDGLTQEWQWIKSLY from the coding sequence ATGGCTAAAATTATTGTTACTGGAGCTGCTGGCTTTATTGGCTCTCATCTTGTAGAAACATTGCTGCAACAAGGAGAAGAAGTGATCGGCATTGATGAATTTAATGATTACTACGATCCTATGTTAAAGCTTAAGAATGTTGCCCACTTACATCAGTCACCTGGCTTTACATTAATTGAAGGAGATATGCAGTTTTTGGATTGGCAGCAACTCTTAAAAGATGTTGATGTAGTTTACCATCAAGCGGCCCAAGCAGGTGTTAGAGCAAGTTGGGGTAAAGCTTTTCGCGGTTATACAGAACGAAATATTAATGCTACACAAGTTTTGCTAGAAGCAGCTAAGGATGCTAAAGACCTGAAAAGGTTAGTTTTTGCCTCGTCATCGAGTGTATATGGTGATGCGGAAACATTACCTACCCATGAGGGAATTTCTCCTCAACCAGTTTCTCCTTATGGCATTACCAAGCTAGCAGCAGAGTTTTTATGTGAACTGTATCACAAAAACTTTGGTGTGCCCTGTGTGGCATTACGCTACTTCACAGTTTATGGGCCCAAACAGCGGCCAGATATGGCATTTAATAAGTTCTTTAAATCCATTTTGCAAGATGAAGCGATTCCGATTTACGGCGATGGCCAGCAAACGCGGGAGTTTACGTTTGTTAGTGATATTGTCGCCGCTAATTTAGCCGCCGCCAGCGCACCCCAAGCAGTGGGAGAAATTTTTAATATTGGCGGTGGTAGCAGAGTAGTTTTAGCGGAAGTTTTGGATACGATTGAAGAAATTGTCGGGAAAAAAATCAAAAAAAACCACATAGAAAAGGCTATGGGAGACGCACGCCACACTGCTGCTGATGTATCTAAAGCGCAGAAAATTCTGGGATATCAGCCACAAGTCTCTCTCAGAGATGGTTTGACGCAGGAATGGCAATGGATTAAGTCTTTGTATTGA
- a CDS encoding DUF4118 domain-containing protein: MSRKARASESQNIFAGGRDKGAFIREQLLHYGVALLSVALALRATLLLNPYLTPTPATLFFAAVMVSASYGGLGPGLLATVLSTLAINYFFFKPLYSLKISHGLVIPLVVFMLTAVLISWLNESRRAAQRQAEANLKSLRESEVRFGRITESNKEALRQRETELRLITDTLPVLISFVDSEQRYRFNNRAYEKWFGHSAAEIYGKYLWEVLGESAYQVVRPNVEQVLAGKQLIFEGEIPYKDGGTRYINCIYVPQFNRQGIVEGYAALITDISEQQAALRARNQAEAALRESESRFRHLADTAPVLIWMSRY, encoded by the coding sequence ATGAGTCGTAAGGCGAGGGCATCTGAATCCCAAAATATCTTTGCTGGCGGTAGAGACAAGGGCGCATTCATCCGAGAGCAGCTGCTGCACTATGGTGTTGCTTTGCTATCCGTTGCTTTAGCACTGCGGGCAACCCTGCTACTAAATCCATATCTCACCCCAACGCCTGCGACACTGTTTTTTGCTGCGGTGATGGTGAGTGCCTCGTACGGTGGCTTAGGGCCAGGTTTACTTGCAACCGTTTTGTCTACTTTGGCAATCAATTACTTCTTTTTTAAGCCACTCTATTCGCTGAAAATTAGTCACGGTCTTGTAATCCCCCTAGTTGTGTTCATGCTGACAGCAGTGTTAATCAGCTGGCTCAACGAATCACGCCGCGCAGCCCAACGGCAAGCTGAGGCAAATCTGAAGTCACTACGCGAAAGCGAGGTCAGGTTTGGTCGCATAACAGAGTCTAACAAAGAAGCATTGCGGCAACGAGAAACAGAACTTCGTTTAATTACAGATACATTACCAGTACTAATTTCTTTTGTAGATTCAGAACAACGCTACCGCTTCAACAACCGAGCCTATGAAAAGTGGTTTGGGCATTCGGCAGCAGAAATCTATGGAAAGTATCTTTGGGAAGTTTTAGGTGAATCTGCATATCAAGTAGTTCGTCCCAATGTGGAACAAGTTCTGGCAGGAAAGCAGCTAATATTTGAAGGTGAAATTCCTTATAAAGATGGTGGCACACGCTACATCAATTGTATTTATGTTCCTCAGTTTAATAGACAGGGAATCGTTGAAGGGTATGCAGCGTTGATCACTGACATCAGCGAACAGCAAGCCGCACTACGCGCTCGCAACCAAGCAGAAGCAGCGTTGCGCGAAAGTGAATCACGCTTTCGCCATTTGGCAGACACGGCTCCGGTACTGATTTGGATGTCCCGGTACTGA
- a CDS encoding zinc ribbon domain-containing protein yields MATVSCPHCHQLVDSQAISCPNCRTTLKAYGHPGIPLHRATGDGYLCDTCTYHADDTCNFPQRPYAKDCTLYQNIEETKLELQQQRYTKDFAVTVKSWVKRNQALLLLLGLLLICLLFVILRS; encoded by the coding sequence TTGGCTACTGTATCTTGTCCGCACTGCCATCAACTCGTTGATAGTCAAGCTATTAGTTGTCCCAATTGCCGGACGACACTCAAAGCTTACGGTCATCCCGGTATTCCATTGCACCGCGCCACTGGGGATGGGTATCTGTGCGACACTTGCACCTATCACGCTGATGATACTTGCAATTTTCCTCAGCGTCCCTACGCTAAAGACTGTACCCTCTACCAAAATATTGAAGAGACAAAGTTAGAGTTGCAACAGCAGCGTTACACCAAGGATTTTGCAGTAACTGTGAAAAGTTGGGTAAAACGCAATCAGGCTTTGCTGTTGCTATTAGGTTTATTATTGATCTGTTTGTTGTTCGTTATATTAAGGTCTTAA
- a CDS encoding sensor histidine kinase yields the protein MDVPVLINFVTTLIKPWLDFTGRTLEQEMGNGWAEGVHPDDFQRCLNTYTNAFDARQNFTMEYRLRRNDGEYRWVFDTGVPRFAPTGEFLGYIGSCVDTHDRNLAEKALRDSEERYRILTEVSPQAIWMGNRDGGITYCNQYWLDFAGLTMEQTSGYGWIYVIHPDDRDRVLKTSMQAVANGTNYEIEIRFRRVSDGSYRWHIVRGLPFRDAAGQIIKWVGIASDIHDRKVAEDALQQLNEMLEQRIQERTAQLQAANKELESFSYSVSHDLRAPLRHIAGFIELLQKRNSSTSLDETSQRYLKIIAGTAKQAGILIDELLTFSRMGRTEMRYINLNMEELVQEVKRDLLTETQGRTINWHIKPLPEIQGDPSMLRLVLRNLMGNALKYTQTQNLAEITIGSIDNQNEVVFFVQDNGVGFNMQYIHKLFGVFQRLHSDPQFEGTGVGLANVQRIIHRHNGRVWAEAVVDSGATFYFLLPKLLINESDERTQANSAN from the coding sequence TTGGATGTCCCGGTACTGATAAACTTTGTAACTACTTTAATAAAACCCTGGCTAGATTTTACCGGGCGGACTCTAGAGCAAGAGATGGGCAATGGGTGGGCTGAAGGTGTTCATCCTGATGATTTTCAGCGTTGCTTAAACACATACACCAATGCCTTTGATGCCCGACAAAATTTTACAATGGAATATCGCCTCAGACGCAATGATGGCGAATATCGTTGGGTTTTTGATACTGGTGTGCCTCGGTTTGCACCAACGGGGGAGTTCCTCGGCTATATCGGCTCCTGTGTTGATACCCACGATCGCAATTTGGCAGAAAAAGCGCTACGTGACAGTGAAGAGCGATACCGAATTTTAACGGAGGTGTCACCGCAGGCCATTTGGATGGGCAATCGCGATGGTGGTATTACTTATTGCAATCAATACTGGTTAGACTTCGCCGGACTGACAATGGAGCAGACTTCTGGTTATGGCTGGATTTATGTGATTCACCCGGATGATCGCGATCGCGTTTTGAAAACTTCGATGCAAGCTGTTGCTAATGGTACAAACTACGAAATAGAAATCCGCTTTCGTCGAGTTTCTGATGGTAGCTATCGTTGGCATATTGTCCGGGGTTTGCCATTTCGAGATGCAGCCGGACAGATTATCAAATGGGTGGGCATCGCCAGCGACATTCACGATCGCAAAGTTGCCGAAGACGCCCTGCAACAACTCAACGAAATGCTGGAGCAACGAATTCAAGAGCGCACTGCCCAACTCCAAGCCGCTAATAAAGAACTCGAATCTTTTTCTTATTCAGTTTCTCACGACTTGCGGGCACCGCTACGCCACATCGCCGGATTTATAGAATTGCTTCAAAAACGTAATAGCTCAACAAGTTTAGATGAAACAAGTCAGCGCTATTTGAAAATAATTGCCGGAACAGCAAAACAGGCAGGAATACTGATCGATGAATTGTTAACATTTTCTCGTATGGGGCGCACTGAAATGCGCTACATCAACCTGAATATGGAGGAATTGGTACAAGAGGTAAAACGCGATTTGCTCACAGAAACTCAAGGACGCACAATCAATTGGCACATCAAGCCACTGCCAGAAATCCAGGGCGACCCCTCCATGCTGCGGCTCGTGCTTCGCAACCTAATGGGCAATGCCCTAAAATATACCCAGACTCAAAACCTAGCAGAAATTACTATTGGAAGTATTGATAATCAAAACGAAGTTGTCTTTTTTGTTCAAGATAACGGCGTAGGCTTTAATATGCAATATATACACAAGCTATTTGGAGTATTTCAACGCTTACATAGCGACCCCCAATTTGAAGGCACTGGTGTTGGATTGGCAAACGTGCAACGCATTATTCATCGACATAACGGTCGAGTCTGGGCAGAGGCTGTAGTTGACAGTGGAGCCACCTTTTATTTCTTGCTGCCTAAGTTGTTGATAAATGAGAGTGATGAAAGAACTCAAGCGAATTCTGCTAATTGA
- a CDS encoding hybrid sensor histidine kinase/response regulator — MNCLRFLLLEDSALDAELTEAMLTEGEINCELIRVETGADFLAALETETFDLILADYALPSFDGILALEIARNHCPEVPFIFVSAALGEELAIEALKNGATDYVLKQRLGRLVPSVQRALREARERRERKQAEESLQKSEAKYRRIVDTSYEGIWMIDQEARTEFVNQRMFQMLGYPAEEMLGRSIFDFIDRADGITDEQKLEWLKRENNNLKEARLCCKDGSYIWTLVSARAIFDEQNEFLGAIAMLTDISDRKRTESERDRLLQLEQLARAEAEAANRIKDEFLAVLSHELRSPLNPILGWAKLLQSRKFDDISLNKALKTIERNAKLQAQLIEDLLDVSRILQGKLSLNMIPVDLVSTIQAAMETVHLAAEAKTIQIETMLAPTTGKVLGDSARLQQVLWNLLSNAVKFTPTGGKVNVRLECIDSQAQITVSDTGKGIHPDFLPYIFDYFRQADSTTTRKFGGLGLGLAIARHLIEMHGGTIGVESLGEEQGAIFTVRLPLIKDSAKIPDEINLDSSTAVFASSPLMGLRVLVVDDNADSRDFFSFVLEQFGAIVTAVASGDEALKALTQSKPDILLSDIGMPEMNGYMLMEQVRTLEAKIGRKQIPAIALTAYAGEINQQYALKAGFQQHIVKPVAPEELLIAISNLVKYT; from the coding sequence ATGAATTGCCTCCGTTTCCTCCTTTTGGAAGATAGCGCCTTAGATGCAGAGCTAACCGAAGCGATGCTAACCGAAGGGGAAATTAATTGCGAACTGATCCGAGTCGAAACCGGTGCTGATTTCCTGGCTGCTCTAGAAACAGAGACTTTCGATTTAATTCTTGCCGATTATGCCTTGCCCTCTTTCGATGGAATTTTAGCTTTGGAAATTGCCCGAAATCATTGTCCAGAGGTTCCTTTTATTTTTGTTTCTGCCGCGCTGGGTGAAGAATTAGCGATCGAAGCTTTGAAGAACGGTGCAACCGATTATGTGTTAAAACAACGACTAGGGCGATTAGTTCCCTCAGTACAACGGGCATTGCGCGAAGCTAGAGAGCGGCGTGAGCGCAAGCAAGCAGAGGAGTCCTTACAGAAGAGTGAAGCGAAGTATCGCAGAATTGTTGATACCTCTTATGAAGGAATCTGGATGATTGACCAAGAAGCCCGAACAGAGTTTGTGAATCAGCGAATGTTTCAGATGTTGGGCTATCCGGCAGAAGAAATGCTCGGTCGTTCCATATTTGATTTTATAGATCGGGCTGATGGCATAACAGATGAACAGAAACTGGAGTGGCTGAAGCGAGAAAACAACAATCTTAAAGAAGCTCGATTGTGTTGCAAAGATGGTTCGTACATCTGGACACTGGTTTCTGCTAGAGCGATATTTGATGAGCAAAATGAGTTCTTAGGTGCGATCGCTATGTTAACTGACATTAGCGATCGCAAACGCACTGAATCAGAACGCGATCGCCTTTTGCAACTTGAGCAATTAGCTAGAGCAGAAGCCGAGGCTGCTAATCGCATCAAAGATGAATTTTTGGCAGTACTTTCCCATGAACTGCGATCGCCCTTGAATCCGATTCTTGGTTGGGCAAAACTGTTGCAGAGCCGTAAATTTGATGATATATCACTCAACAAAGCATTGAAAACTATTGAGCGCAATGCCAAATTACAAGCTCAACTAATTGAAGACTTACTAGATGTTTCTCGTATCCTCCAAGGCAAACTCAGCCTCAACATGATCCCAGTCGATCTGGTATCTACCATTCAAGCCGCAATGGAAACAGTACATTTAGCAGCAGAGGCGAAAACCATCCAGATTGAGACGATGCTTGCTCCAACGACGGGGAAAGTTCTGGGTGATTCAGCCCGCTTACAGCAAGTCCTTTGGAACCTGTTATCAAATGCTGTCAAGTTTACACCCACTGGCGGAAAAGTAAATGTGCGATTGGAGTGCATCGACTCTCAAGCGCAGATTACCGTCAGCGACACAGGTAAAGGCATTCACCCAGACTTTCTACCTTATATATTTGACTATTTCCGTCAGGCTGATAGTACAACAACGAGAAAGTTTGGGGGGCTAGGGTTAGGTTTAGCGATCGCTCGTCACTTAATTGAGATGCACGGGGGAACGATTGGGGTTGAAAGTCTTGGCGAGGAGCAAGGAGCGATCTTCACAGTTAGGTTGCCGCTAATCAAAGACAGTGCAAAAATCCCGGATGAGATAAATCTTGATTCCTCAACTGCTGTTTTTGCCTCTTCTCCCCTCATGGGTTTACGAGTCTTGGTTGTGGATGACAATGCTGATAGCCGCGACTTTTTCAGCTTTGTGCTAGAACAGTTTGGTGCGATCGTCACCGCAGTCGCATCAGGAGATGAAGCATTAAAAGCGCTCACACAGTCAAAGCCAGATATCTTACTCAGCGATATTGGGATGCCAGAGATGAACGGCTATATGCTAATGGAACAGGTGCGGACTCTAGAAGCAAAAATCGGCAGAAAACAGATTCCCGCGATCGCTCTGACTGCTTATGCAGGCGAAATTAATCAGCAGTACGCGCTAAAAGCAGGATTTCAACAGCACATCGTTAAACCTGTAGCACCAGAAGAATTGCTTATAGCGATTTCTAATTTAGTCAAATATACTTAA
- a CDS encoding ParB N-terminal domain-containing protein, whose translation MINFSLVDVKSITSNEPRSSFSEADLENLADIIIETGGIIRPLVVKVTGVESYTVVDGHFEYYAAVKAREKKSSAS comes from the coding sequence ATGATTAATTTCTCTTTAGTAGATGTAAAAAGTATTACTTCTAATGAACCTCGATCAAGTTTTTCAGAGGCTGATTTGGAAAATCTTGCAGACATAATTATAGAAACTGGAGGAATTATCAGACCATTAGTTGTAAAAGTGACAGGAGTAGAGAGCTATACAGTAGTTGATGGACATTTTGAATATTATGCTGCTGTTAAAGCACGAGAAAAAAAATCCTCGGCAAGCTGA